From Stenotrophomonas maltophilia, a single genomic window includes:
- a CDS encoding CopD family protein, translating to MQSYYWVKTFHIVFVVAWMATVFYLPRILVNLAETAGQPAVTERLQLMGLRLYRFGHSMFGLAFLLGLVLWLGYKVIPDFPTMVAPGGAGWLHAKLGLVVVLLAYFIWIGRLLKGVGKGRSLPSSRALRWINEIPLLAFIPIVWLVLAKPF from the coding sequence ATGCAGAGCTACTACTGGGTGAAGACCTTCCACATCGTGTTCGTGGTGGCGTGGATGGCGACGGTGTTCTACCTGCCGCGCATCCTGGTCAACCTGGCCGAGACCGCAGGCCAGCCGGCGGTGACCGAGCGCCTGCAGCTGATGGGCCTGCGCCTGTACCGCTTCGGCCATTCGATGTTCGGTCTGGCCTTCCTGCTGGGCCTGGTGCTGTGGCTGGGCTACAAGGTCATCCCGGATTTCCCGACCATGGTGGCGCCGGGCGGCGCCGGCTGGCTGCATGCCAAGCTGGGGCTGGTCGTGGTGCTGCTGGCGTATTTCATCTGGATCGGGCGCCTGCTGAAGGGCGTGGGCAAGGGCCGGTCGCTGCCGTCGTCGCGCGCGCTGCGCTGGATCAACGAGATTCCGCTGCTGGCGTTCATTCCGATCGTGTGGCTGGTGCTGGCCAAGCCGTTCTGA
- a CDS encoding class I SAM-dependent DNA methyltransferase yields the protein MDKTYDAAYFQRWYRRADIGGSARLARKVALAVASAEYYLERPIRSVLDIGCGEGAWRAPLLKLRPKVEYLGFDSSEYAVRRYGRTRNLHLASFGDFAWLRPCAPVDLLVCSDVMHYVPDRELRAGLAGVAELTGGVAFLETFAAEDAFEGDHDGFQARPARWYRRAMARHGLQPVGSHCWLGPALAGDAAALERM from the coding sequence ATGGACAAGACCTACGACGCCGCCTACTTCCAGCGCTGGTACCGCCGCGCCGACATCGGCGGTAGCGCCCGCCTGGCGCGCAAGGTCGCGTTGGCCGTGGCCAGTGCCGAGTACTACCTGGAGCGACCGATCCGCAGCGTGCTGGATATCGGCTGCGGCGAAGGCGCCTGGCGTGCGCCGCTGCTGAAGCTGCGTCCGAAGGTCGAATACCTCGGCTTCGACAGCAGCGAGTACGCTGTGCGCCGCTACGGCAGGACCCGCAACCTGCACCTGGCCAGCTTCGGCGATTTCGCCTGGCTGCGGCCCTGTGCCCCGGTCGACCTGCTGGTCTGCTCGGACGTGATGCACTACGTGCCCGACCGCGAGCTGCGCGCCGGCCTGGCCGGCGTGGCCGAGCTGACCGGCGGCGTGGCCTTCCTGGAGACCTTCGCCGCCGAGGACGCATTCGAGGGCGACCACGACGGTTTCCAGGCCCGCCCGGCACGCTGGTACCGCCGCGCGATGGCCCGGCACGGCCTGCAGCCGGTCGGGTCGCACTGCTGGCTCGGCCCCGCCCTGGCAGGCGATGCCGCCGCGCTGGAACGGATGTGA
- a CDS encoding sensor domain-containing protein produces MNDPSLAGRALPTTIPQYLAQLRAALEGADPAMVQDALYDAEEYLRSELAAQPGRSEAEVIADVAGSYGAPDEVAEIYRETEVTVNRALRTPRADTSPVLRAAAEASGVEPAAPPPAPVQRSLLARFFGVVTDPHTYGALFYMLLSLATGIFFFTWVVTGLSLSLGLLILIIGIPLTVLFFGSVRGLALLEGRLVEALLGERMPRRPRYTDRSRTWLQRIGDMFTDGRTWLTLLYFVLMLPLGIIYFTIAVTLLSLSLGMIWAPVAAIFSGDIPGIYVDGVNVLPMAASPLVAIVVAAVGALLLLLTLHLARGIGKLHGLIAKNLLVRL; encoded by the coding sequence ATGAACGACCCGAGCCTGGCAGGCCGTGCCCTGCCGACCACCATTCCGCAGTACCTGGCGCAGCTGCGCGCGGCGCTGGAAGGCGCTGATCCCGCCATGGTGCAGGACGCCCTGTACGACGCCGAGGAATACCTGCGTTCGGAGCTGGCGGCGCAGCCCGGCCGCAGCGAGGCCGAGGTGATCGCCGACGTCGCCGGCAGCTATGGCGCGCCGGACGAAGTGGCCGAGATCTACCGCGAGACCGAAGTGACGGTGAACCGCGCGCTGCGCACGCCGCGTGCGGATACCTCGCCGGTGCTGCGTGCGGCAGCCGAGGCCAGTGGCGTCGAGCCGGCCGCACCGCCGCCGGCGCCGGTTCAGCGCTCGCTGCTGGCGCGCTTCTTCGGCGTGGTGACCGATCCGCATACCTACGGCGCGCTGTTCTACATGCTGCTGTCGCTGGCCACCGGCATCTTCTTCTTCACCTGGGTGGTGACCGGCCTGTCGCTGTCGCTGGGCCTGCTGATCCTGATCATCGGCATTCCGCTGACCGTGCTGTTCTTCGGCTCGGTGCGCGGGCTGGCATTGCTGGAAGGGCGGCTGGTGGAAGCACTGCTGGGCGAACGCATGCCGCGCCGACCGCGCTACACCGACCGCAGCCGCACCTGGCTGCAGCGTATCGGCGACATGTTCACCGATGGCCGCACCTGGCTGACCCTGCTGTATTTCGTGCTGATGCTGCCGCTGGGCATCATCTACTTCACCATCGCGGTGACGCTGCTGTCGTTGTCGCTGGGCATGATCTGGGCACCGGTGGCGGCGATCTTCAGCGGCGACATCCCGGGCATCTACGTCGACGGCGTGAATGTGCTGCCGATGGCGGCCTCGCCGCTGGTAGCGATCGTGGTTGCCGCCGTGGGTGCGCTGCTGCTGCTGCTGACCCTGCACCTGGCGCGCGGCATCGGCAAGCTGCACGGGCTGATCGCCAAGAACCTGCTGGTGCGGCTGTAA
- a CDS encoding acetyl-CoA carboxylase carboxyltransferase subunit alpha, with protein sequence MNPNYLDFEQPIADLEAKIQELRNASAGPAVNVEAEVHALQDKLRMRTAQIFRNLTSWQVLQLARHPSRPYTADYIRIICDEFQELAGDRAFADDKAIMGGLARINGRAVMVIGHQKGRDTKEKIKRNFGMPKPEGYRKALRLMKMAERFGLPVLTLIDTAGAWPGIDAESRGQSEAIARNLIEMAELKVPIICTVIGEGGSGGALALGVGDRTVMLEYSVYSTITPEGCASILWKDAGKAKDAAEQLGLTAPRLKSLGLVDKVVREPTGGAHRNPMQMAKRLKAVLLNELDALEKLPTEQLLEQRYTRLRSYGTYEAA encoded by the coding sequence ATGAATCCGAACTACCTCGACTTCGAGCAACCCATCGCCGACCTGGAAGCCAAGATCCAGGAGCTGCGCAACGCCAGTGCCGGGCCGGCGGTCAATGTCGAGGCCGAAGTGCACGCGCTGCAGGACAAGCTGCGCATGCGCACCGCGCAGATCTTCCGCAACCTAACCTCGTGGCAGGTGCTGCAGCTGGCCCGCCACCCGTCGCGCCCGTATACCGCCGACTACATCCGCATCATCTGCGATGAGTTCCAGGAACTGGCGGGTGACCGCGCCTTCGCCGACGACAAGGCCATCATGGGCGGCCTGGCCCGCATCAACGGCCGCGCAGTGATGGTGATCGGCCACCAGAAGGGCCGTGACACCAAGGAAAAGATCAAGCGCAACTTCGGCATGCCCAAGCCGGAGGGTTACCGCAAGGCGCTGCGCCTGATGAAGATGGCCGAACGCTTCGGCCTGCCGGTGCTGACCCTGATCGACACCGCCGGCGCCTGGCCGGGCATCGACGCCGAATCGCGCGGCCAGTCCGAAGCGATCGCACGCAACCTGATCGAGATGGCTGAACTGAAGGTGCCGATCATCTGCACCGTGATCGGTGAAGGCGGCTCCGGCGGTGCGCTGGCGCTGGGCGTGGGCGACCGCACCGTGATGCTGGAGTACTCGGTGTACTCGACCATCACCCCGGAAGGCTGCGCCTCGATCCTGTGGAAGGACGCCGGCAAGGCCAAGGACGCGGCCGAGCAGCTGGGCCTGACCGCCCCGCGCCTGAAGAGCCTGGGCCTGGTCGACAAGGTCGTGCGCGAGCCGACCGGTGGCGCCCACCGCAACCCGATGCAGATGGCCAAGCGCCTGAAGGCCGTGCTGCTGAACGAACTGGACGCGCTGGAAAAGCTGCCCACCGAACAACTGCTGGAACAGCGCTACACCCGCCTGCGCAGCTACGGCACGTACGAGGCCGCGTGA
- a CDS encoding polyhydroxyalkanoate depolymerase: MLYQLHELTRNLLAPWVHQAQANAKFFANPGHWWSQMPGADRLAAVNELFHRIGKDYEKPEWGINEIDVDGERVPIVVHEEVSKPFCKLLRFKRHSNEADQLHTMLNQPFVLVVAPLSGHHATLLRDTVRTLLRDHRVYVTDWVDARMVPSSEGEFGLDDYIAYIQEFIRHLGVERLHVVSVCQPTVPVLAAVSLMASRGEPTPRTLVMMGGPIDARCSPTAVNNLATQNPLSWFENNVIHTVPPSYPGAGRRVYPGFLQHAGFLSMNPSRHFSSHWDFYTDLVKGDLEDADAHRRFYDEYNAVLDMPAKYYLDTIRVVFQDFLLPRGEWVVNGEKVDPSAIRDTALLSIEGELDDIAGLGQTEAAQALCTGISADRREHFIVEGAGHYGIFSGRRWREVVYPKVRDFFAAHAEAPAAKATKKKSNVTPLRRKAG, from the coding sequence ATGCTCTATCAACTGCACGAACTGACCCGCAACCTGCTCGCCCCCTGGGTGCACCAGGCCCAGGCCAACGCCAAATTCTTCGCCAACCCGGGCCACTGGTGGTCGCAGATGCCGGGTGCCGATCGCCTGGCCGCGGTCAACGAGTTGTTCCATCGCATCGGCAAGGATTACGAGAAGCCCGAGTGGGGCATCAACGAAATCGACGTCGATGGCGAGCGCGTGCCGATCGTGGTGCACGAGGAAGTGAGCAAGCCGTTCTGCAAGCTGCTGCGCTTCAAGCGCCACAGCAATGAAGCCGACCAGCTGCACACCATGCTCAACCAGCCGTTCGTGCTGGTGGTCGCGCCGCTGTCCGGCCACCACGCCACCCTGCTGCGCGATACCGTGCGCACCCTGCTGCGCGACCACCGCGTGTACGTCACCGACTGGGTGGATGCGCGCATGGTGCCGTCCAGCGAAGGTGAGTTCGGCCTGGACGACTACATCGCCTACATCCAGGAATTCATCCGCCACCTTGGCGTTGAGCGCCTGCACGTGGTGAGCGTGTGCCAGCCGACCGTGCCGGTGCTGGCCGCGGTTTCGCTGATGGCCAGCCGTGGCGAACCGACGCCGCGCACGCTTGTGATGATGGGCGGCCCGATCGATGCGCGCTGCAGCCCGACTGCAGTGAACAACCTGGCCACGCAGAACCCGCTGTCGTGGTTCGAGAACAACGTCATCCACACCGTGCCGCCCAGCTACCCCGGCGCCGGTCGCCGCGTGTATCCGGGCTTCCTGCAGCATGCCGGCTTCCTGTCGATGAATCCCAGCCGCCATTTCAGCTCGCACTGGGATTTCTACACCGACCTGGTCAAGGGCGACCTGGAAGACGCCGACGCGCACCGTCGTTTCTATGACGAGTACAACGCGGTGCTGGACATGCCGGCCAAGTACTACCTGGACACCATCCGCGTGGTGTTCCAGGACTTCCTGCTGCCGCGTGGCGAGTGGGTGGTCAATGGCGAGAAGGTCGACCCGTCGGCCATCCGCGATACCGCGCTGCTGAGCATCGAAGGCGAGCTGGACGACATCGCCGGCCTCGGCCAGACCGAAGCGGCGCAGGCACTGTGCACCGGCATCAGTGCAGACCGCCGCGAGCATTTCATCGTCGAAGGTGCCGGTCACTACGGCATCTTCAGCGGCCGCCGCTGGCGCGAAGTGGTGTACCCGAAGGTGCGCGACTTCTTCGCCGCGCATGCCGAGGCACCGGCGGCGAAGGCCACGAAGAAGAAGAGCAACGTGACCCCACTGCGCCGCAAGGCGGGGTAA